A genome region from Triticum aestivum cultivar Chinese Spring chromosome 2B, IWGSC CS RefSeq v2.1, whole genome shotgun sequence includes the following:
- the LOC123047249 gene encoding uncharacterized protein: MMEDNGLQLLGMLYKDPISSFGLFHKFAVENQEVYWKLVPEELSMKFLREPKSILDASDISMEEAWFPGPSHSTDVCICYQTESRSQDLWDITKRYWTRRLMVFSKLAGYLQVCGASKIQVRTPCFLGVSINISPCWSCQMSTDQMKNDKNAQDYFKLFYFSYIQPTGVSCSPFYRFYSLRS, encoded by the exons ATGATGGAAGATAATGGACTCCAGCTTTTAGGAATGTTATATAAGGATCCAATTTCAAGCTTTGGACTGTTCCATAAATTTGCTGTTGAGAATCAGGAG GTCTACTGGAAATTGGTGCCAGAGGAGCTCTCGATGAAGTTCCTACGAGAACCAAAATCAATTCTAGATGCATCAGATATATCAATGGAGGAAGCATGGTTCCCAG GACCTTCGCACTCAACTGATGTATGCATCTGTTATCAAACTGAGAGTAGGAG TCAAGACCTTTGGGACATTACCAAACGCTATTGGACAAGAAGATTGATGGTTTTCAGCAA GTTAGCTGGTTATTTACAAGTGTGTGGAGCATCCAAAATTCAAGTAAGAACACCATGCTTCCTTGGTGTGTCCATAAATATATCTCCATGCTGGAGCTGTCAGATGAGTACGGATCAAATGAAGAATGACAAAAACGCCCAGGACTATTTCAAACTGTTTTATTTTTCCTACATTCAGCCAACCGGAGTATCCTGCTCTCCCTTCTAtaggttctactccctccgttcctaa
- the LOC123047250 gene encoding wall-associated receptor kinase 1 yields the protein MTTPSSQSLPQMLLLPAILLVIFAAVAEQQQHPVPRPGCRDKCGDITIPFPFGIGNGCYRDGFEVICNDSFIPPRAFLADNRTINLERSFYDDRGYYQSSPPLELLSISVATSKVRAYAAVSYRCSLNMTGRTVSKGGEGKTFFMSQHINFGNSAFAVSAARNVLIGVGQIVEPVLVYGNGGSVPNLYCRTISERRYMQRYNPVKNGSCEGRGCCETTLLHPGKSLTVSVTEEDDEWWELYPCSYAMLVEKSWYSFFTPDMSGNKTLHQRFLRGVPLVLDFAAGNVSCPAEGQPPPPDYACISQNSSCADATVTPGYVCRCSGNYTGNPHIAHGCQDIDECKLPENPCSNGGICKNRPGGYDCPCKFGMKADGQGGTCTHVFPPAAMATVGGIGGILLMAIITFLIILHKEKKKTKEFYKKNGGPILEQANTIKLFTKGELKPILKNSNLIGKGCFGEVYKGLLDNEQVAIKKPINGSVQENDQFANEVIIQSQVIHKNIVRLIGCCLEVDAPMLVYEFISQGSLHDILHDNSKKVALNLDARLSIAAQSADGLAYMHSQANTRILHGDVKPANILLDDNFAPKISDFGISRLLAKDKEHTGSVIGDMNYMDPVYLQEGLLTEKSDVYSFGVVILELISSRRAIHSETNGVVKSFLEAHKKQKKATEFFDKEIAIPEDLELLDSLASMAVECLSLDVDQRPTMMEVAEQLHKLSRSRKVQDVCH from the exons ATGACCACGCCCAGCTCACAATCCCTTCcccagatgctgctgctgccagcAATCCTACTGGTCATCTTTGCGGCCGTGGCTGAACAGCAGCAGCATCCGGTGCCACGTCCTGGTTGCCGCGATAAGTGCGGCGACATCACCATCCCCTTCCCGTTCGGCATCGGCAACGGCTGCTACCGCGATGGCTTCGAGGTCATTTGCAACGACTCCTTCATTCCTCCTCGTGCTTTTCTTGCTGACAACAGAACAATCAATCTAGAGAGATCCTTCTACGACGACCGGGGCTACTATCAGTCGTCGCCGCCGCTGGAGCTCTTGAGCATATCAGTCGCCACGAGCAAGGTACGAGCATACGCTGCAGTATCGTACCGCTGCAGCCTAAATATGACCGGCCGGACCGTGTCCAAGGGAGGTgaggggaaaaccttcttcatGTCCCAGCATATAAATTTCGGCAACTCGGCGTTTGCTGTCTCAGCAGCGCGCAATGTTCTCATAGGCGTCGGCCAGATAGTGGAGCCTGTACTGGTATATGGTAACGGCGGTTCGGTGCCTAACTTGTATTGCCGCACAATATCAGAGAGACGGTACATGCAGAGGTACAACCCGGTCAAGAATGGGTCATGCGAGGGGCGGGGCTGCTGTGAGACCACCCTTCTGCATCCCGGCAAGAGTTTGACCGTGTCTGTCACTGAGGAGGACGACGAGTGGTGGGAGCTTTATCCCTGCTCCTACGCCATGCTCGTGGAGAAGTCATGGTACAGCTTCTTTACACCGGACATGTCCGGTAACAAGACGCTGCACCAAAGGTTCCTCCGTGGCGTCCCCCTCGTGCTGGATTTCGCTGCCGGAAATGTTTCGTGTCCGGCGGAAGGACAGCCGCCGCCTCCAGACTACGCTTGCATCAGCCAAAACAGCTCTTGTGCCGACGCAACAGTTACTCCTGGCTATGTCTGCCGGTGCTCCGGCAATTACACCGGCAACCCTCACATCGCTCACGGTTGCCAAG ACATTGATGAGTGCAAGCTCCCTGAAAATCCCTGCTCAAATGGCGGGATCTGCAAAAATAGGCCGGGAGGCTATGACTGTCCATGCAAATTTGGAATGAAAGCGGATGGCCAAGGGGGGACCTGCACGCATGTATTCCCTCCAGCAGCAATGGCGACTGTCG GCGGAATAGGTGGTATTCTTCTCATGGCAATTATAACGTTTCTGATTATTCTTCACAAAGAGAAAAAGAAGACGAAAGAATTCTACAAAAAGAATGGTGGCCCTATATTGGAACAGGCAAATACCATTAAACTTTTCACAAAAGGGGAGCTCAAGCCAATTTTAAAGAATAGCAACTTAATTGGAAAAGGTTGCTTCGGTGAAGTTTACAAAGGCCTTCTTGACAACGAACAAGTTGCAATAAAGAAACCGATCAATGGTAGCGTGCAAGAGAATGACCAATTCGCAAATGAAGTCATCATCCAATCTCAAGTCATCCACAAGAACATTGTTAGGCTCATTGGCTGTTGCCTTGAAGTTGACGCCCCCATGCTGGTCTATGAGTTCATCTCACAAGGTAGCCTCCATGACATTCTTCACGACAACAGTAAAAAGGTGGCCCTCAACTTGGATGCACGTTTAAGTATTGCTGCACAATCAGCCGATGGTCTAGCTTATATGCACTCACAAGCAAACACTAGAATTCTACACGGAGATGTCAAACCAGCAAATATACTCTTGGATGATAACTTTGCACCCAAAATTTCAGACTTTGGCATATCTAGGTTGCTTGCGAAAGACAAGGAACACACCGGATCAGTCATTGGCGACATGAATTATATGGATCCTGTATATCTACAAGAAGGACTACTCACTGAAAAAAGTGACGTCTATAGTTTTGGAGTTGTGATCTTGGAGCTTATTAGCAGCAGAAGGGCCATACATTCCGAGACTAATGGTGTGGTAAAGAGCTTTCTTGAAGCCCATAAGAAACAGAAGAAAGCGACCGAGTTTTTTGACAAGGAAATTGCAATACCAGAAGATTTAGAGCTTCTTGATAGTCTAGCAAGTATGGCCGTGGAATGCCTTAGCCTTGATGTAGATCAAAGACCCACGATGATGGAGGTAGCTGAGCAGCTGCACAAACTGAGTCGGTCTCGTAAGGTGCAAGATGTTTGTCACTAA